A window of Lepus europaeus isolate LE1 chromosome 11, mLepTim1.pri, whole genome shotgun sequence contains these coding sequences:
- the PIGBOS1 gene encoding protein PIGBOS1 has protein sequence MFGRLTLPQLLFASVLGIAGGIYIYQPIFEQYSREQKELKEKVKWAQESQEKKS, from the coding sequence ATGTTTGGGAGGTTGACTCTTCCGCAGCTGCTTTTTGCAAGCGTCCTTGGAATTGCTGGAGGAATATACATTTATCAACCAATATTTGAACAGTACTCCAGAGagcaaaaagaattaaaagaaaaggtgAAATGGGCACAAGAatcacaagaaaagaaaagttaa